A single window of Streptomyces sp. NBC_00464 DNA harbors:
- a CDS encoding winged helix DNA-binding domain-containing protein, which yields MAVKKKPAAVQPAVLSPRALGRATLERQLLLRRAAMSAEDAVRHLVGLQAQNTRPPYFQLLARLEGFEPAELAGLMESRDVVRIVTLRSTIHTHTADDALTLRPLVQEARDRELRMFRKGLVGVDLDRLRDLSRTYVEESPRTPKEIRERLLAEWPDADPQALSTAARCLLPLVQITPRGVWEKSGQVALTTAEHWLGRPSEPAPAPDATVLRYLAAFGPASVKDMQSWAGLTRMREVFERLRPQLATFRDENGIELFDLPDAPRPAEDTPAPPRFLPEFDNVLLGHADRTRVIPPPFKGRNGVGNQSYGSVLADGFLAAIWRLEEGRGGAPTTVTVQELRPFTTAERDEVTDEAVAMLSVMTKATTDGNGGDVRFASFIDFDR from the coding sequence ATGGCCGTGAAGAAGAAGCCCGCCGCCGTCCAGCCCGCCGTGCTCTCGCCGCGGGCGCTGGGGCGCGCGACCCTGGAGCGCCAACTCCTGCTCCGCCGTGCCGCGATGAGTGCCGAGGACGCCGTCCGCCACCTCGTCGGCCTCCAGGCGCAGAACACCAGGCCCCCGTACTTCCAGCTGCTCGCCCGGCTGGAGGGCTTCGAGCCTGCCGAGCTCGCCGGGCTGATGGAGTCGCGCGACGTCGTCCGCATCGTCACCCTGCGCTCCACCATCCACACCCACACCGCCGACGACGCCCTGACCCTGCGCCCCCTCGTGCAGGAGGCCCGCGACCGGGAGCTCAGGATGTTCCGGAAGGGGCTCGTGGGCGTGGACCTGGACCGGCTCAGGGACCTCAGCAGGACGTACGTCGAGGAGTCGCCCCGCACCCCGAAGGAGATCCGCGAACGGCTCCTCGCCGAGTGGCCCGACGCGGACCCGCAGGCGCTGAGCACGGCCGCCCGCTGTCTGCTGCCGCTCGTTCAGATCACCCCGCGCGGCGTGTGGGAGAAGAGCGGTCAGGTCGCGCTGACCACCGCGGAACACTGGCTCGGGAGACCCTCCGAACCGGCCCCGGCGCCCGACGCCACCGTGCTGCGCTACCTCGCCGCCTTCGGACCCGCTTCGGTCAAGGACATGCAGTCCTGGGCCGGGCTGACCCGGATGCGGGAGGTCTTCGAGCGGCTCCGCCCGCAGCTGGCCACCTTCCGGGACGAGAACGGCATCGAGCTCTTCGACCTGCCCGACGCCCCGCGCCCCGCCGAGGACACCCCCGCACCGCCGCGCTTCCTGCCCGAGTTCGACAACGTCCTGCTCGGCCACGCGGACCGGACCCGTGTCATCCCGCCCCCCTTCAAGGGACGCAACGGGGTGGGGAACCAGTCGTACGGCAGCGTGCTGGCCGACGGTTTCCTCGCCGCGATCTGGCGGCTGGAGGAAGGCCGGGGCGGTGCGCCGACGACCGTCACCGTCCAGGAGCTCCGCCCGTTCACCACAGCCGAGCGGGACGAGGTCACGGACGAGGCCGTGGCCATGCTCTCCGTGATGACGAAGGCGACCACCGACGGCAACGGAGGTGACGTCCGCTTCGCCTCATTCATCGACTTCGACCGCTGA
- a CDS encoding DUF6296 family protein, which yields MEYPESYQLVFQSSAVEDDTVTVRRTAQSGAGGYPVYEDETGIVRAEISERGEVRMLASGGHQLLGTPLVVPEPTV from the coding sequence ATGGAGTACCCGGAGAGCTATCAGCTGGTGTTTCAGTCGTCCGCCGTGGAGGACGACACGGTGACCGTCCGGCGGACCGCGCAGTCCGGGGCGGGCGGATACCCGGTCTACGAGGACGAGACCGGGATCGTCCGCGCGGAGATCAGCGAGCGCGGAGAGGTGCGCATGCTCGCCAGCGGCGGGCATCAGCTCCTCGGTACGCCACTGGTGGTGCCGGAGCCGACCGTCTGA
- a CDS encoding DMT family transporter produces MISVLFAVLTALSNGAASVLQRRAASTAPDSQSMRLSLIGHLLRQKVWLAGIGLVIVAAVCQAVALATGPIAVVQPIFVIELPATLLMASFVMRVRLPRPVWFGVAAMTSGLALGMASAAPGGGSATVHGAAWVPALILTGLFEAVLIAGALATRGNPRAALLGLAAACAYALTAALMKDAMARLDNGGGAAALFTSWQLYAMAAAGVGALFLLQNALQAGTLVAVQPCLTLGDALISILYGVTLFGEDLRTGWWVLPELLALGLIAAGCMELARSPLASGDATAPARERRVD; encoded by the coding sequence GTGATCAGCGTCCTGTTCGCCGTCCTGACCGCGCTCAGCAACGGCGCGGCCTCTGTCCTGCAACGCCGAGCCGCGAGCACGGCCCCCGACAGCCAGTCGATGCGGCTGTCGTTGATCGGCCATCTGCTCCGCCAGAAGGTGTGGCTGGCCGGCATCGGACTGGTGATCGTCGCGGCCGTGTGCCAGGCCGTGGCGCTGGCCACCGGGCCGATCGCGGTGGTACAGCCGATCTTCGTGATCGAGCTGCCGGCGACGCTCCTGATGGCGAGCTTCGTGATGCGGGTGCGGCTGCCCCGGCCCGTGTGGTTCGGGGTGGCCGCCATGACGTCGGGCCTGGCCCTCGGCATGGCGTCGGCCGCTCCGGGCGGCGGCAGTGCCACGGTGCACGGGGCGGCGTGGGTTCCGGCCCTGATCCTGACGGGCCTGTTCGAGGCGGTCCTCATCGCGGGCGCCCTCGCCACCCGTGGCAATCCCCGGGCGGCGCTGCTGGGGCTGGCCGCCGCGTGTGCGTACGCGCTCACCGCCGCCCTGATGAAGGACGCCATGGCCCGGCTCGACAACGGGGGCGGAGCGGCGGCGCTGTTCACGTCCTGGCAGCTCTACGCCATGGCCGCGGCGGGGGTAGGCGCGCTGTTCCTCCTCCAGAACGCGCTGCAGGCGGGCACGCTGGTCGCTGTCCAGCCGTGTCTGACCCTGGGCGACGCCCTGATCAGCATCCTGTACGGGGTGACCCTGTTCGGCGAGGACCTGCGCACCGGCTGGTGGGTGCTCCCGGAGCTGCTGGCGCTCGGCCTGATCGCCGCGGGCTGCATGGAACTGGCGCGCTCGCCGCTGGCTTCCGGGGACGCGACAGCCCCGGCCCGTGAGCGGCGGGTGGACTGA
- a CDS encoding AMP-binding protein, with protein MTEPSYAHGTGTTPLLGDTIGRNLDRAVQAYPGREALVDVPSGRRWTYAEFGAAVEELARALMASGVAQGDRVGIWAVNCPEWVLVQYATARIGAVMVNINPAYRAHELEYVLEQAGVSLLVASLAHRTSDYRALVDEVRANCPALRAVHYIGDRSWDELIAVAGAVTVEELASREAGLSCDDPINIQYTSGTTGFPKGATLSHHSILNNGYFVGELVTYTEQDRVCLPVPFYHCFGMVMGNLGVTSHGACIVIPAPAFEPAAVLAAVQQERCTSLYGVPTMFIAELSLPDFASYDLSSLRTGIMAGSPCPVEVMKRVVAEMHMDEVSICYGMTETSPVSTQTRRDDDLERRTGTVGRVMPHIEVKVVDPATGVTLERGTSGELCTRGYSVMLGYWDQPERTAEVIDAGRWMHTGDLAVMREDGYVQIVGRIKDVIIRGGENVYPREVEEFLYRHPKIADVQVVGVADERYGEEILACVIPADPADPPGLEEIRTFCHEQLAHYKVPRLLRIMEAFPMTVSGKVRKIELRENYRR; from the coding sequence ATGACCGAGCCGTCCTACGCGCACGGCACCGGCACCACCCCCCTGCTCGGCGACACCATCGGCCGCAACCTCGACCGGGCGGTCCAGGCGTACCCCGGCCGCGAGGCGCTCGTCGACGTACCCTCCGGGCGGCGCTGGACATACGCGGAGTTCGGTGCGGCCGTCGAGGAGCTGGCCCGCGCACTGATGGCATCGGGTGTGGCACAGGGGGACCGGGTCGGCATCTGGGCGGTCAACTGCCCCGAGTGGGTACTCGTCCAGTACGCGACCGCACGCATCGGCGCCGTCATGGTCAACATCAACCCCGCGTACCGGGCGCACGAGCTGGAGTACGTACTCGAGCAGGCCGGGGTCTCCCTCCTGGTCGCCTCGCTCGCGCACCGCACCAGCGACTACCGGGCCCTGGTCGACGAGGTCCGGGCGAACTGCCCCGCCCTGCGCGCCGTGCACTACATCGGCGACCGCTCCTGGGACGAGCTGATCGCCGTCGCCGGTGCGGTGACCGTCGAAGAACTCGCGTCCCGTGAGGCCGGGTTGTCCTGCGACGACCCGATCAACATCCAGTACACCTCCGGTACGACCGGCTTCCCCAAAGGGGCCACTCTTTCCCACCACAGCATCCTCAACAACGGCTACTTCGTGGGGGAGTTGGTCACCTACACCGAACAGGACCGGGTCTGTCTGCCGGTGCCGTTCTACCACTGCTTCGGCATGGTCATGGGAAACCTCGGCGTCACCTCGCACGGCGCCTGCATCGTGATCCCGGCCCCCGCGTTCGAACCCGCGGCCGTCCTCGCCGCCGTCCAGCAGGAGCGCTGCACCTCGCTGTACGGGGTCCCCACCATGTTCATCGCGGAACTGAGCCTCCCCGATTTCGCCTCGTACGATCTCTCCTCGCTGCGCACCGGCATCATGGCCGGATCGCCCTGCCCGGTCGAGGTGATGAAGCGCGTCGTCGCCGAGATGCACATGGACGAGGTGTCCATCTGTTACGGCATGACGGAGACGTCCCCGGTCTCCACCCAGACCCGCCGCGACGACGACCTGGAGCGCCGCACCGGCACGGTCGGCCGCGTGATGCCGCACATCGAGGTCAAGGTCGTCGATCCGGCGACGGGCGTGACGCTGGAGCGCGGGACGTCGGGCGAACTGTGCACCCGCGGCTACAGCGTGATGCTCGGATACTGGGATCAGCCGGAGCGGACCGCGGAGGTCATCGACGCGGGGCGCTGGATGCACACCGGGGACCTCGCGGTGATGCGCGAGGACGGCTATGTACAGATCGTCGGCCGGATCAAGGACGTGATCATCCGCGGTGGCGAGAACGTGTATCCGCGGGAGGTCGAGGAGTTCCTTTACCGCCACCCCAAGATCGCTGACGTGCAGGTGGTGGGGGTGGCGGACGAGCGGTACGGCGAGGAGATCCTGGCCTGCGTCATCCCCGCCGACCCGGCGGACCCGCCGGGCCTGGAGGAGATCAGGACCTTCTGCCACGAGCAGCTGGCGCACTACAAGGTTCCGCGCCTGCTCCGGATCATGGAGGCCTTCCCGATGACGGTCAGCGGGAAGGTCCGGAAGATCGAACTGCGGGAGAACTACCGCCGGTAG
- a CDS encoding GNAT family N-acetyltransferase: MRIRPARRSDLPLLQDIERAAGEPFRTLGMSCVADDDPPPLELLNGYREAGRAWVTTGPDNRPLGYLIADEVDGSAHVEQVSVHPAAARRGLGSALIDHVAGWAAAGGLSALTLTTFSHVPWNAPYYARLGFRVLTESELSDGLRKIRAEEAEHGLDRWPRVCMRRDVPHLTETVRPQ; encoded by the coding sequence ATGCGCATCCGTCCCGCCCGCCGCTCCGATCTCCCGCTGCTCCAGGACATCGAGCGCGCCGCAGGTGAACCCTTCCGCACCCTCGGCATGTCCTGTGTGGCCGACGACGACCCCCCGCCCCTGGAGCTGCTGAACGGCTACCGCGAGGCCGGCCGCGCCTGGGTGACCACCGGTCCCGACAACCGGCCCCTCGGCTACCTCATCGCCGACGAGGTCGACGGCTCCGCCCATGTCGAACAGGTCTCCGTCCATCCGGCGGCCGCCCGGCGCGGCCTGGGCAGCGCGCTGATCGACCACGTCGCCGGCTGGGCCGCGGCCGGCGGCCTGAGCGCGCTGACCCTGACGACCTTCTCCCACGTGCCGTGGAACGCGCCGTACTACGCCCGGCTCGGCTTCCGCGTCCTGACGGAGTCCGAACTCTCCGACGGGCTGCGCAAGATTCGCGCCGAGGAGGCGGAACACGGCCTCGACCGGTGGCCGCGGGTCTGCATGCGGCGCGACGTGCCGCACCTCACAGAAACCGTCCGGCCACAGTGA
- the gcl gene encoding glyoxylate carboligase has translation MTAARAAVEILKREGVSNAFGVPGAAINPFYAALKASGGVHHTLARHVEGASHMAEGYTRARPGNIGVCIGTSGPAGTDMITGLYSAIADSIPILCITGQAPTAVLHKEDFQAVDIASIAKPVTKAATTVLEAAQVPGVFQQAFHLMRTGRPGPVLIDLPIDVQLTEIEFDPDLYEPLPVHKPAATRKQIERALEMLNASERPLLVAGGGIINADAPELLVEFAELTGIPVVPTLMGWGIIADDHELNAGMVGLQTSHRYGNATFLESDFVLGIGNRWANRHTGHLNVYTEGRTFVHVDIEPTQLGKIFAPDLGIASDAKAALELFIEVARELKAAGKLKDRSQWAASAQERKATLQRRTHFDNVPLKPQRVYEEMNRAFGPETRYVTTIGLSQIAGAQMLHVYRPRHWINCGQAGPLGWTIPAALGVATADPEGSVVALSGDYDFQFMLEELAVGAQHRIPYVHVLVNNSYLGLIRQAQRNFDIDFQVNLEFENLNSPELGVYGVDHVKVVEGLGCKAIRVTEPDQLLPAFEEAKKLAAEFRVPVVVEAILERVTNIAMSGTDIASVNEFEDVATEPGHAPTAIRPFATA, from the coding sequence ATGACCGCTGCCCGAGCGGCAGTTGAGATCCTCAAGCGCGAAGGCGTCAGCAACGCGTTCGGTGTGCCGGGCGCGGCGATCAACCCCTTCTACGCGGCCCTCAAGGCCTCCGGCGGGGTTCATCACACGCTCGCCCGCCACGTCGAGGGCGCCTCCCACATGGCCGAGGGCTACACCCGGGCCCGCCCGGGGAACATCGGCGTCTGCATCGGCACGTCGGGTCCGGCAGGCACCGACATGATCACCGGCCTCTACTCCGCCATCGCGGACTCCATCCCGATCCTGTGCATCACCGGCCAGGCCCCGACCGCGGTGCTCCACAAGGAGGACTTCCAGGCGGTCGACATCGCCTCGATCGCCAAGCCGGTCACCAAGGCCGCGACCACCGTCCTGGAGGCCGCGCAGGTCCCCGGCGTCTTCCAGCAGGCCTTCCACCTGATGCGCACCGGCCGTCCCGGCCCGGTCCTCATCGACCTGCCGATCGATGTGCAGCTCACCGAGATCGAGTTCGACCCCGACCTGTACGAGCCGCTGCCGGTGCACAAGCCCGCCGCGACCCGCAAGCAGATCGAGCGCGCCCTGGAGATGCTGAACGCCTCCGAGCGCCCGCTGCTCGTCGCGGGCGGCGGCATCATCAACGCCGACGCGCCCGAACTCCTGGTGGAGTTCGCCGAGCTGACCGGCATCCCGGTCGTCCCGACCCTGATGGGCTGGGGCATCATCGCCGACGACCACGAGCTGAACGCCGGCATGGTGGGCCTCCAGACCTCGCACCGCTACGGCAACGCGACGTTCCTGGAGTCCGACTTCGTCCTCGGCATCGGCAACCGCTGGGCCAACCGCCACACCGGTCACCTGAACGTCTACACCGAGGGCAGGACGTTCGTCCACGTCGACATCGAGCCCACCCAGCTGGGCAAGATCTTCGCCCCCGACCTCGGCATCGCCTCCGACGCCAAGGCCGCGCTGGAACTGTTCATCGAGGTGGCGCGCGAGCTGAAGGCGGCCGGCAAGCTGAAGGACCGCTCGCAGTGGGCGGCCTCCGCGCAGGAACGCAAGGCGACCCTGCAGCGGCGCACGCACTTCGACAACGTGCCGCTGAAGCCGCAGCGCGTGTACGAGGAGATGAACCGGGCGTTCGGACCCGAGACCCGGTACGTCACCACGATCGGCCTCTCGCAGATCGCCGGCGCGCAGATGCTGCACGTCTACCGGCCGCGCCACTGGATCAACTGCGGCCAGGCGGGCCCGCTCGGCTGGACCATCCCGGCGGCCCTGGGCGTCGCCACGGCCGACCCCGAGGGCTCCGTCGTCGCGCTCTCCGGTGACTACGACTTCCAGTTCATGCTGGAGGAGCTCGCGGTCGGTGCGCAGCACCGCATCCCGTACGTGCACGTCCTGGTCAACAACTCCTACCTGGGGCTGATCCGCCAGGCGCAGCGCAACTTCGACATCGACTTCCAGGTCAATCTGGAGTTCGAGAACCTCAACTCCCCGGAGCTGGGCGTCTACGGCGTGGACCACGTCAAGGTCGTCGAGGGCCTGGGCTGCAAGGCGATCCGGGTCACCGAGCCGGACCAGCTGCTGCCGGCCTTCGAGGAGGCGAAGAAGCTGGCGGCGGAGTTCCGGGTGCCGGTGGTTGTCGAGGCGATCCTGGAGCGGGTGACGAACATCGCGATGAGCGGTACGGATATCGCCTCGGTGAACGAGTTCGAGGACGTGGCGACGGAACCGGGCCACGCGCCGACGGCGATCCGCCCGTTCGCGACGGCCTGA
- a CDS encoding AMP-binding protein: MSATSATETFRAARDFLLRHREDYTAAYEGFSWPRSDHFNWALDWFDVIAENNDRTALHIVEEDGARTEMSFARMSARSNRAANWLRAQGVREGDRILVMLGNQVELWETALAAMKLRAVVIPATPLLGPVDLRDRVARGRVRHVLVRDADTAKFDDVPGDYTRISVGADTEGWISYAGADAQPETFTADRETDADEPLMLYFTSGTTASPKLVEQTHVSYPVGHLSTMYWIGLKPGDVHLNISSPGWAKHAWSNLFAPWSAEATVFIFNYTRFDAGRLMAEMDRSGVTSFCAPPTVWRMLIQADLSQLKTPPREVVAAGEPLNPEVIETVRRAWGVTIRDGFGQTETSVQVANTPGQVLKAGSMGRPSPGFKVVLLDPVSGEPGAVEGEISLDLSAHPVGLMTGYHGDPERTAEAMAGGYYRTGDIGSRDADGYITYIGRADDVFKASDYKISPFELESALLEHEAVAEAAVVPAPDPVRLSVPKAYIVLAEGWEPGPDTAKVLFAHSRAVLAPYKRVRRLEFDELPKTVSGKIRRIELRERTARGTGIEYSEGDLT, from the coding sequence ATGTCGGCAACCAGTGCGACGGAGACGTTCCGGGCTGCCCGGGACTTTCTGCTTCGGCACCGCGAGGACTACACCGCGGCCTACGAGGGCTTCAGCTGGCCCCGCAGCGACCACTTCAACTGGGCGCTCGACTGGTTCGACGTCATCGCCGAGAACAACGACCGCACCGCCCTGCACATCGTGGAGGAGGACGGCGCACGCACCGAGATGTCCTTCGCCCGGATGTCCGCCCGCTCCAACCGGGCCGCGAACTGGCTGCGTGCCCAGGGCGTACGCGAGGGCGACCGCATCCTCGTCATGCTCGGCAACCAGGTCGAGCTGTGGGAGACCGCCCTCGCCGCGATGAAGCTGCGCGCCGTAGTCATCCCCGCGACGCCGCTGCTGGGCCCCGTCGACCTGCGCGACCGGGTCGCGCGCGGCCGGGTCAGGCACGTCCTGGTCCGCGACGCCGACACCGCCAAGTTCGACGACGTACCCGGCGACTACACCCGGATCTCCGTCGGCGCCGACACCGAGGGCTGGATCTCCTACGCCGGGGCCGACGCGCAGCCGGAGACCTTCACGGCGGACCGCGAGACCGACGCCGACGAACCGCTGATGCTCTACTTCACCTCGGGCACCACCGCCAGCCCCAAACTCGTCGAGCAGACCCATGTCTCCTACCCCGTGGGCCACTTGTCGACGATGTACTGGATCGGTCTCAAGCCCGGCGACGTCCACCTCAACATCTCCTCGCCCGGCTGGGCCAAGCACGCCTGGTCCAACCTCTTCGCCCCGTGGAGCGCCGAGGCGACTGTCTTCATCTTCAACTACACCCGCTTCGACGCCGGCCGGCTGATGGCCGAGATGGACCGCTCGGGCGTCACCAGCTTCTGCGCCCCGCCCACCGTCTGGCGCATGCTCATCCAGGCCGACCTCTCCCAGCTGAAGACCCCGCCGCGCGAGGTCGTCGCGGCCGGCGAACCGCTGAACCCGGAGGTCATCGAGACGGTCCGGCGCGCCTGGGGTGTCACCATCCGCGACGGCTTCGGTCAGACGGAGACCTCCGTCCAGGTCGCCAACACCCCCGGTCAGGTCCTGAAGGCCGGTTCGATGGGCCGCCCCAGCCCGGGCTTCAAGGTGGTCCTTCTCGACCCGGTCAGCGGCGAGCCCGGCGCCGTCGAGGGCGAGATCTCGCTCGACCTGTCGGCCCATCCGGTCGGCCTGATGACCGGATACCACGGCGATCCGGAGCGCACCGCCGAGGCCATGGCGGGCGGCTACTACCGCACCGGCGACATCGGCTCCCGCGATGCCGACGGGTACATCACCTACATCGGCCGCGCCGACGACGTCTTCAAGGCATCCGACTACAAGATCTCCCCGTTCGAGCTGGAGAGCGCCCTGCTGGAGCACGAGGCGGTCGCCGAGGCCGCGGTCGTTCCGGCCCCCGACCCGGTGCGGCTCTCCGTCCCGAAGGCGTACATCGTGCTCGCCGAGGGCTGGGAGCCCGGACCGGACACCGCCAAGGTGCTGTTCGCCCACTCCCGGGCCGTGCTCGCCCCGTACAAGCGGGTCCGCCGGCTGGAGTTCGACGAGCTGCCGAAGACCGTCTCGGGAAAGATCCGCCGCATCGAGCTGCGCGAGCGCACGGCCCGGGGCACCGGGATCGAGTACAGCGAGGGGGACCTCACATGA
- a CDS encoding response regulator transcription factor codes for MPESVDAVEMQAALLRLRRTSGLPVAFGGLLSDTRHARIAELNGAQTTALRGLVISAGSGLGGKSIALSRPCAVTDYHSSRHISHEYDTAVAAEGLRSVVAVPVVVRRKVRGVLYGALREPLTLGDRTFDAAVAAARDVEQALAVRDEVQQLLAVTRDEVTDPRAVPGAWEDVREAHRELRALAPKVLDPALRDELLAVCGRLAAAAGARVPRARGFQLAPREVDVLACVASGATNAVAADRLGLRPETVKGYLRSAMRKLGAHTRLEAVVAARRAGLLP; via the coding sequence GTGCCGGAATCGGTCGATGCGGTCGAGATGCAAGCGGCGCTGCTGCGGCTGCGCCGGACGAGCGGGCTGCCCGTGGCCTTCGGCGGGCTGCTCTCCGACACCCGCCACGCCCGGATCGCGGAGCTGAACGGGGCGCAGACCACGGCCCTGCGCGGGCTCGTGATCTCGGCCGGCAGCGGTCTGGGCGGCAAGTCGATCGCGTTGTCGCGCCCGTGTGCGGTGACCGACTACCACTCCTCGCGCCACATCAGCCACGAGTACGACACGGCGGTGGCGGCGGAGGGCCTGCGTTCGGTGGTCGCCGTGCCCGTCGTCGTACGCCGCAAGGTGCGGGGAGTGCTGTACGGGGCGCTGCGCGAGCCCCTCACCCTCGGGGACCGTACGTTCGACGCGGCGGTCGCGGCGGCCCGCGACGTGGAGCAGGCGCTGGCCGTCCGGGACGAGGTGCAGCAGCTGCTCGCCGTGACCCGGGACGAGGTCACCGACCCCCGGGCCGTGCCCGGGGCGTGGGAGGACGTCCGGGAGGCGCACCGCGAGCTGCGCGCCCTCGCGCCGAAGGTCCTCGACCCGGCGCTGCGCGACGAGTTGCTCGCGGTGTGCGGGCGGCTCGCCGCGGCGGCGGGTGCCCGGGTGCCCAGGGCGCGAGGGTTCCAGCTGGCGCCGCGCGAGGTCGATGTCCTCGCCTGTGTCGCCTCGGGCGCGACGAACGCGGTGGCGGCGGACCGGCTCGGGCTGCGGCCGGAGACCGTGAAGGGCTATCTGCGCTCCGCGATGCGGAAGCTGGGTGCGCACACCCGGCTGGAAGCGGTCGTCGCGGCCCGGCGGGCGGGGCTGCTGCCCTAG
- a CDS encoding TerD family protein yields the protein MITLKKEDGPADLDGVTHLSIGVSWDPTVGASGGLMGKLRQKKGTDLDLIAIAMQGAEPVRLAGLDSLDPLGNGSLQHSGDNQTGHGDGDDETVTVDFARVPGNITSVVFIAAAYKKHSSFQSARNISFKVYDATGGTTQQVADIWPSLLSNDNGCAVAKAFRVGGSWKLEVINETGKIKQGDEQALMRFAVSK from the coding sequence ATGATCACGTTGAAGAAGGAAGACGGCCCGGCGGATCTGGACGGGGTGACCCACCTGTCCATCGGGGTGTCCTGGGACCCCACGGTCGGAGCCAGTGGCGGGCTGATGGGGAAGCTTCGTCAGAAGAAGGGCACCGACCTCGACCTGATCGCCATCGCGATGCAGGGCGCGGAGCCCGTGCGGCTGGCCGGACTGGACTCCCTGGACCCGCTGGGCAACGGCTCGCTGCAGCACAGCGGCGACAACCAGACCGGGCACGGTGACGGCGACGACGAGACCGTGACCGTCGACTTCGCCAGGGTCCCGGGCAACATCACGTCGGTCGTCTTCATCGCCGCCGCGTACAAGAAGCACAGCTCCTTCCAGAGCGCGCGCAACATCAGCTTCAAGGTGTACGACGCGACGGGTGGCACCACCCAGCAGGTCGCGGACATCTGGCCGAGCCTGCTCAGCAACGACAACGGCTGCGCCGTGGCCAAGGCGTTCCGCGTCGGCGGAAGCTGGAAGCTTGAGGTGATCAACGAGACGGGGAAGATCAAGCAGGGCGACGAGCAGGCCCTGATGCGCTTCGCGGTCAGCAAGTAG
- a CDS encoding CaiB/BaiF CoA transferase family protein, producing the protein MTEPFPLPLAGITVVSLEQAVAAPFATRQLADLGARVIKVERPGGGDFARRYDTTVHGQASYFVWLNRSKESLTLDVKAPEGREILDELIAGADVFVQNLAPGAADRMGLGAAALQARHPSLITCTVSGYGTSGSWSGRKAYDLLVQCQTGLLSITGSPDEPARSGISVADIAGGMYAYSGILSALFTRATTGRAPTVEVSLFDALAEWMSQPAYYTRYGGTQPPRIGAQHATIAPYGPFTAADGKDVMLSIQNEREWEALCGTVLGRPGLVDDPRFVTGSDRVAHREELNAIVAARFADLGSAEAMDLLDRAAIANAGVNSVMEFLDHPALTERDRWRDISVPGAPGPVQALLPPVDLGGVGPRMDPVPAAGRHTGQILADLGRSRSDIEALCARGVVETADLYHEEACDHIVPTQDNSV; encoded by the coding sequence ATGACCGAACCGTTTCCGCTCCCGCTCGCGGGCATCACCGTCGTCAGCCTGGAACAGGCCGTCGCCGCGCCCTTCGCCACCCGTCAGCTGGCCGACCTCGGCGCCCGCGTCATCAAGGTCGAGCGTCCCGGCGGCGGTGACTTCGCCCGCCGCTACGACACCACCGTGCACGGCCAGGCCAGCTACTTCGTCTGGCTCAACCGCTCCAAGGAGTCCCTGACCCTGGACGTCAAGGCGCCGGAGGGGCGCGAGATCCTCGATGAACTCATCGCCGGAGCCGATGTGTTCGTGCAGAATCTCGCGCCCGGAGCGGCGGACCGGATGGGTCTCGGCGCCGCGGCCCTCCAGGCCCGGCATCCCTCCCTCATCACCTGCACGGTCAGCGGCTACGGCACCAGCGGATCGTGGTCCGGACGCAAGGCGTACGACCTCCTGGTGCAGTGCCAGACCGGGCTGCTGTCGATCACGGGCTCACCCGACGAGCCCGCGCGCTCGGGGATCTCCGTCGCGGACATCGCCGGCGGGATGTACGCCTACAGCGGCATCCTGTCCGCCCTCTTCACCCGGGCCACCACCGGCCGGGCCCCCACGGTCGAGGTCTCCCTCTTCGACGCCCTCGCCGAGTGGATGAGCCAGCCCGCGTACTACACGCGCTACGGCGGGACCCAGCCCCCGCGGATCGGTGCGCAGCACGCCACGATCGCGCCGTACGGCCCCTTCACCGCCGCCGACGGCAAGGACGTGATGCTCTCCATCCAGAACGAGCGCGAGTGGGAGGCCCTGTGCGGCACCGTCCTCGGCCGGCCCGGACTCGTCGACGACCCCCGGTTCGTCACCGGCTCCGACCGGGTCGCGCACCGCGAGGAGCTCAACGCCATCGTGGCCGCACGGTTCGCGGACCTCGGCAGCGCGGAGGCCATGGACCTCCTGGACCGGGCGGCCATCGCCAACGCCGGCGTGAACTCCGTCATGGAATTCCTCGACCACCCCGCGCTCACCGAGCGCGACCGCTGGCGCGATATCTCCGTGCCCGGCGCCCCCGGCCCCGTACAGGCACTCCTGCCACCGGTGGACCTCGGCGGCGTCGGCCCGCGGATGGACCCGGTACCCGCGGCGGGCCGGCACACCGGGCAGATCCTCGCCGACCTGGGCCGCAGCCGCTCCGACATCGAGGCGCTGTGTGCTCGGGGCGTTGTGGAGACGGCGGACCTTTATCACGAGGAAGCCTGCGATCACATCGTGCCGACGCAGGACAATTCGGTTTGA